TGCATTGCTTAGTAATTTTTGGTATAATAGCATTAAACATAATAATAATAGTATGGAGGTGATATAGTGCGTATAGAGAATGTGTTTATTAATAATTTTAAAAAAATAGAGAATTTAAACTTAAAGTTTAATACTGGATTTAATTTAATTATTGGTGACAATAGTTCTGGTAAGACTTCTATTCTTGAAGCAATATCTGTGGCGTTGGGAGGCTTCTTAGCTGGAATCGACAATATTTCTACTATTCATTTTAATAAAGATGAGATTCGTAGAATAAGTAATTGGACAGGTGATGGTTCTTATAATATTCAATATAGTACACCTATACAAGTTCAATGTGATTTAATATTAGATAATGAAAAATTCTCTTTTACTAGAAAAAAGAATAGTATTAAAAGTTCTCGTACCACTATTGAACCAAGAGATATTTGTAGGAAAGCTGCATTGTTAGCAGGAGCAGGAAATGATACTTCTGAATTACCAATTATTAGTTATCAAAGTGCCGCAAGAATGTGGTCTCAAAAAAAAGACAAATGGAATGATCCATTTCAAGACGATTTTTCAAGGGTAGTTGGTTACACTGACTGCTTAGATGAATCGTCAAATACAAAGATGCTAACTAATTGGTGTAAAAAAATGGAGCAAATTTCTTGGCAGTTAGACAAAAAAATAGGGGAATATGAAAGTGCTAAATCTGCAATTTCACGTTTTATTACCTTTATGACAAATCCCGAAGATACAATAGCTCCGTCATCAGAAGCACAAGTTTTTTATGATAAAAGATCAGAGGAATTAATGTGTATAATTGAAGATGATGTTTTACCATTAAGATTTTTAAGTGCTGGATATCGTTCTATGATTGGAATGGTTTTAGATATTGCCTGTAGGATGTCTATACTTAATCCCAATTTATTAGATAAAACATATATGACAAATGGTATTGTATTAATTGATGAGTTAGACTTGCATTTACATCCTAAGTGGCAATGGAAAATAATTGCGGCTTTAGAAAAAACATTCCCTAATGTTCAATTCATAGCAACAACACATTCATCAATTATATTATCGTCATTTAAGGGGGAGCATATTATATCACTTAATAAAGACGGTGAA
This region of Congzhengia minquanensis genomic DNA includes:
- a CDS encoding AAA family ATPase, giving the protein MRIENVFINNFKKIENLNLKFNTGFNLIIGDNSSGKTSILEAISVALGGFLAGIDNISTIHFNKDEIRRISNWTGDGSYNIQYSTPIQVQCDLILDNEKFSFTRKKNSIKSSRTTIEPRDICRKAALLAGAGNDTSELPIISYQSAARMWSQKKDKWNDPFQDDFSRVVGYTDCLDESSNTKMLTNWCKKMEQISWQLDKKIGEYESAKSAISRFITFMTNPEDTIAPSSEAQVFYDKRSEELMCIIEDDVLPLRFLSAGYRSMIGMVLDIACRMSILNPNLLDKTYMTNGIVLIDELDLHLHPKWQWKIIAALEKTFPNVQFIATTHSSIILSSFKGEHIISLNKDGEIEYKKPAYGYQINDVLSVLQDSTMRVPSIQSDFVKFYNAIECHNLQLAENYLNELKQKLSENDPDITGAQTTLDLEKMNE